In Phragmites australis chromosome 17, lpPhrAust1.1, whole genome shotgun sequence, the following are encoded in one genomic region:
- the LOC133897146 gene encoding CBS domain-containing protein CBSX1, chloroplastic-like, which yields MIVPIPPNPMEATLLLSADATLARRGCCPSPVARPGRALPGRRAASCRSVRAHAASASAPAAGGVTGQNNGVYTVGDFMTKRENLHVVKPTTSVDEALELLVQHRISGFPVIDDDWKLVGVVSDYDLLALDSMPGGLADTNTSMFPDVDSTWKTFREIQRLLSKTNGKVIGDVMTSSPLVVRENTNLDAATRLLLETKYRRLPIVDSMGKLVGMITRGNIVRAALKIKKKAEEGA from the exons ATGATTGTTCCAATCCCACCCAATCCGATGGAGGCAACGCTGCTGCTCTCCGCCGACGCCACCCTCGCCCGCCGCGGATGCTGCCCCTCTCCGGTCGCGCGCCCCGGGCGGGCTCTGCCGGGCCGCCGGGCCGCGTCCTGCAGGTCCGTCCGCGCGCACGCTGCGTCTGCGTCTGCGCCCGCGGCGGGAGGCGTCACCGGG CAAAACAACGGAGTGTACACTGTTGGCGACTTCATGACGAAAAGGGAAAATCTCCATGTCGTAAAACCTACAACCTCCGTTGACGAAG CGCTCGAGCTGCTGGTGCAGCACAGGATCTCTGGTTTTCCTGTTATTGACGACGACTGGAAGTTG GTTGGCGTTGTTTCGGATTATGATCTATTAGCATTGGACTCAATGCCAG GTGGATTGGCTGATACAAATACAAGCATGTTTCCTGATGTTGATAGCACCTGGAAG ACATTCCGTGAGATACAAAGACTATTAAGCAAAACTAATGGCAAAGTCATTGGTGATGTGATGACTTCTTCACCTCTTGTGGTGCGTGAAAATACTAATCTCGATGCTGCTACAAGGTTGCTACTTGAAACAAAATACCGCAGATTACCTATAGTTGATAGCATGGGAAAACTA GTTGGGATGATAACAAGGGGAAACATCGTCAGAGCTGCCCTCAAAATAAAGAAGAAAGCTGAAGAAGGTGCTTGA